In Delphinus delphis chromosome X, mDelDel1.2, whole genome shotgun sequence, the DNA window taaaccatttgaatataataataataaaaataacaataatgacaataataataacatggAAATCACTCcatattaaaaatatctgttggggacttcccttgtggtgcagtggttaagaatccgcctgccaatgcaggggacatgggttcgagccctggtccgggaagatcccataggcCTTGGGGCAACAAAGtgcatgcgccacaactactgaacctgcaccatagatcccatgagccacaactactgagcccacatgccacaactactgaagtctgcgtgcctagaacccatgctctgcaacaagagaagccacagcagtgagaagcccacgtactgcaatgaagagtagccctcacttgccacaactagagaaagcccatgctcagcaatgaagacccaatgcagccaataaataaataaataaatgaataaaaattttttagaaagccacttaaaaaaatatttgttggaatAATTGTGTGTACATTTTGCAATCAGAACTCAAATAACTTTAATAGAAAATGTGAGTTAATTTATCTTGAATTGTATATTGCTGTAGTTGATGGTGTTTACTTTTTGAgggttttacttttttcattaaacCCGGAAAGTGACAAATGGGAGGTTTGGAGAGAAAATTCTCCAAGGAAAGGAGACACTCAAGAGGCTGCTGTCTGGATGGTAGCTGCAACACTACTTCTCTCCTAGTTTAGACTTTTCCCTGGAAATCAGATCCAGAGTTGGAAGgggaaaaaggcaaaaagaaaaagaaaacaagcagagATCTGAGAAACTGATAGTCATGTTTGtagatatatttcttaaaatttagcaTCCCCTATTGTAAGAAAATTAGGTGATCACTTACTATATGTAACCTGAAAGGCACTGCTGTAAGACTcactttcttcaaaatatcttcCTTTCCAGTCTGCTTCAGTGTCTTTAATCCCTCCATTAAAAGTGAGAGATTTACACTTTGAGTTAAAGTTCATCCCTAAGGCCTAGAATTCAGATATCCTTTGGCAAATTAATATTAAGCTAACATTAGTCATTAGTACATTAGTGTGAATAAATTTATCAGTTACTGACTAGAACAAAGGAATAAGACAGAAGACAAAACATACTGATGATGATGAGGGCTTGATAAAGTAAATCACAGCATTGAATACAAACTTAGATGGGTAGGCCTGAAGAGAAGGTGTGGTCCTAGCTAAGCAGCATAAAAATACTGGACACTTGTTCTCTCTGTATTTTCCTCAAATGATATAAATACTTTTCAAGAGCTTCTGGACTGCCTAATAAATGGGCTATAACCtcaacatttcctctaagaatgaGGAAATATATCTCCTGGATATATTTGCCTCCTGTTTAAAATAATAGATATGTTTAAAGTGAAATTAATAtgttaatgaaattaaatcacTGGTCTCCCAAAATGACCCTAAAAAGTGTAATTCATgctaatatagaaaataatagacACATATAGTATAGACAAGGCCCTTTCATTACAAGTACCCACAAAATTATTACTTCTAATCCCATTACAACACTGAATTATGTTCAAACACAAATCACTTTAAAGCAAAGAGACCAGGCATAATTACAGTTACccattttaaaacacaatttaaCACTCATTTGGAACTCATTTAACACATCGAAATATGTACCTTATGATGAATAATTAGGATATAAATACATACACTATTGCTAGCAGCACAAAGTCAATCTTCTAGCAGGGTATTATCTTAATAACAAAGTACAAGCAAATCAACACTTGCCTagagaaaacattagaaaaatttCCATTCATCTTAGATATTAGAATTCATtttgatttcaccagttttttttccccaaatatattGGTATTGTAACTGTGTGCTTAAAATAACTCCCTTTCTGTAAATATGATGGAGCTCTTCCTTGATTTTCACATTCCTTCCAGATAGGAAGTAgcatgtttcttcattttaaagcacACAGATTTTAATTAAAGCACGCTTTGAAACTTAGAGCTTTTTGccaaagtatttttcaaagtattcTAATATTTAAGACCTCAGGTTAAATTACTACTCATATCCTGGGTCTGTTTCCTGCATACTAGTACTAAACAGGTAGGAGGCGAGGCATTTTAATGAGCGTCCAATGTGGCCAAAATTAATCTTCTGCACTTTTCTCAAAAGGGGAAAATACTGACTTCCCCAGATGCTGGGAGGGAGGCTGTGCTGGCCTTACAATGGTATGACTGGGGCAAAGTTGGGCCAGAAAAATTACTGAAGACTCTAGGGTCCACATGCCTGGCTGCCTCCAAACCTACTCTGGCTTGTGAATGCAGCTTGACAGTTGCCACctaacttaaaaataagaaataacttcATCTTTTTGCTCTGGCCTAAACTTAGTGGCCTAAACTTAGTGCACTACTTCTTCCATAGGCTCAGAAAGTGCAGTAACCTGTCAGAGGTACCTTGATGTCACTCTAGAAGCATGGTGGACATTTCTTTTACTTGGCAGATCCGTACGTCTTCAGAGGTGTTCTCTGTAAAAAGTTTAAGAGAATCAGAACTATGATTATCACCTATCTGCTTTCTCCTGGACCTTTAAAGGCAATTTGGGTCACATTGTATGAACTTTGACAAGCCACCTGCCCTGGTTAGATTAAATATGGCAATTTATACAGTCATAGAGAGTATGtgaatttatttcttgttcttattttaaaCATACCAGAGACCTGAGTTCAGATTTTCATTCTATTAGTAGATGTGACAGATGATTTTTCATACTGATattgaaatgaaggaaatagcTATTTGAGTCTTCAAACACTAGAGTGTAATCACATATGGAGATAAAAATGGtccatgcgggcttccctggtggcgcaggggttgagagtccgcctaccgatgcagggcacatgggttcatgccctggtccaggaagatcccacatgccgcggagcggctaggcccgtgagccatggccgctgagcctgcacgtccagagcctatgctccacaacgggagaggccacaacagtgagaggcccacgtaccacaaaaaaaaaaaaaggtccatgaTTTTAACACTGTTTTTGCAGAATAATATAATGTCCATCCTACTTAAAGACAACTAAAATATGATATTGGGATATAAACTGTGATTACTAGTATAAATAGACAATTACATTGCTTCTAAATACAAGGAAACTCAATGTCCATTGTAACAAAACTAAGTGCTTATAATGACTTCAACCTAATAGTCTCTCTTTGTCTTAGGTTCACAGATACAACTGCTGGCTCTAGTTGAGATCATATGTGTATAGTATGTCACTGAAATTTTATAGCTTAAGTTTCAGTCcacattcagttttttttttttaacatagttcAGTTGTCAAGGTAGAAGTGGTATGGCTGCTCACAAATGATTTTGCATGGAGTTTTATGTTATCATGCAAATCTTGTCTTGAAAGCCGTCTTCTGAACTCATCAGTGGTAAAGTAGTATATGATTGGGTCAAGGCAGGAATTCAGACTAGCAAGACACAAGGCAATAGAATGAAATATTAGAATCACCCTTCTGGCTAggcagcttttaatttcattggaCTTGACCAGGAAAtctaaaggaaaactgaagtgatAAGGTGCAAAGCAAATTAGGAAAACTCCTGCACAGGTTAGAATCATCTTcaaggctttctttttctctccaaggTCTTGAGCCACAGGATATTTGTCCTGCAGTGATAAAACCGTCTTCCAGGTACAATACAGGACAGTCAGAAGAGGAGTGACAAATCCAATCAACTCGCCAATGGTCATCATGACAACAGACTGGGCTAGATTGACATTCCTGGTAGGAAGATCCACAAAGCATTTTGTTCTGTTGCTAGGGGTGTCATCACTGCTTCGGAGGAGTGGAAATAGCAGACAGGCAAGGCAGATTATTAGCCAGCCAGCAATGCTGATGTATAGGTCATATTTCTGTTTACAGTCGTGGAAGCGAAAGGGGTAGAGGAGAAACCAAAATCTTCGCACACTGATGCAGACCAAGAAGTAGATGCTTGCATACATGTTGACATACTTCAGGTAGAAACAAAACATGCAGAGGCCAGGCCCAAATGGCCAGTCATGATTCAAGTAGTAAAAGATCCTCAGTGGCAAGGAGAGGACTTGTAATAAGTCAGCAATGGCTAGGTTTATCATGAATATCACAGCCCGTTTGGTTTCTTTCATATAGCCATAAAATACCCACAAGGCTAATATGTTCCCTATGAGACCTGGCACAAGAATGACAGTGTATGTCACTGCATAGATGAAGTACCGAAAATCTGTATTGGATCCATCTGTCCCAGCACATGTGTCATTAGCAGGCATGTTTCTTTCTAGAGAAACTGCCTTTGCTAAATGGTGGTTAAAAAGCTAAATTTATAATTTACTGCTGCTCTTTCTAAAAGACTGATCATCGATGGGCTGGGGAGACTGAATATAGAATAACATCCTTTTTATTGCATTGGTCTGGGCTTATATAcatgatttgggtttttttcaagTAACTATCTGCATGTTTGCTTTGGATTTGTCTACATTAACTACATTGAAGTCTAATGTGCAAGCACAGATGACAAGCTGTTataattttcccttcttctttacTCAGTTAAAAGGCCTCTGGGACATCATAACAGTTGATCCTCTCCCATTTGATCATAAATGTGCCATATAGTAGCTCTTCAAATTCCCATATGATGACAGTCATCTCTTTACTGGTGTTTGGCaggctgtttttcatttttttggctcACATAGAAGGAAGATTTGCTTTTGTACTCAGTGGGTCCACAACTCTTCACAGGTGATTAACTTGGATGGATCATCTTTCTGGGACATTTTCAGTTATGTGTCGTAAACTAAAAAGTGAGAAACAAAGTCAGAgctgcaaatgaaaaaaaattaagccaattATTGtctagaaatttttgaaaaaaaagccTATGTGTAGAAAAATCTATTACCTTTAATGGAAAGTTCTGATGTGAATGAGTGTGATTAGTCACAAGTTCCATAAGACACTTTAGAGTCACAGGACAGTATAGCTAGAAGGAACCTGAGAAGTAATCTAGCCCCTTACTACTCAAAATGTGATCCATGAACCAGCATTACTGGAGaactttttagaaatgcaaaagaatctCAGATCCCATCTGGGATTTGCTGCAACACAATCAGCAATTTAAGAAGAACCACAAGTGATTCTTAGGCATATTAACATTTGAGAGGCTCTGATGTAGACCACAGCTTCACAAACATCACTGAGGGTCACACTCATCtggggaagtttaaaaaaattacaactttCCTTAGATTTTCTAGTGTCTCCCGTAGAGATTCTTATTCAGTACTTAGGGcctgaaatttgtatttttaaaaagatccccaTATGATTCAGATATAGCCAACCCAGCCAGCATTTGTCCTTGAAC includes these proteins:
- the GPR174 gene encoding probable G-protein coupled receptor 174, whose protein sequence is MPANDTCAGTDGSNTDFRYFIYAVTYTVILVPGLIGNILALWVFYGYMKETKRAVIFMINLAIADLLQVLSLPLRIFYYLNHDWPFGPGLCMFCFYLKYVNMYASIYFLVCISVRRFWFLLYPFRFHDCKQKYDLYISIAGWLIICLACLLFPLLRSSDDTPSNRTKCFVDLPTRNVNLAQSVVMMTIGELIGFVTPLLTVLYCTWKTVLSLQDKYPVAQDLGEKKKALKMILTCAGVFLICFAPYHFSFPLDFLVKSNEIKSCLARRVILIFHSIALCLASLNSCLDPIIYYFTTDEFRRRLSRQDLHDNIKLHAKSFVSSHTTSTLTTELC